In the genome of Pan troglodytes isolate AG18354 chromosome 15, NHGRI_mPanTro3-v2.0_pri, whole genome shotgun sequence, one region contains:
- the GZMH gene encoding granzyme H isoform X2, which yields MQPFLLLLAFLLTPGAGTEEIIGGHEAKPHSRPYMAFVQFLQEKSRKRCCGILVRKDFVLTAAHCQGSSINVTLGVHNITERERTQQLIPVKRPIPHPAYNPKNFSNDIMLLQLERKAKWTTAVRPLRLPSSKAQVKPGQVCSVAGWGYVSMGTLATTLQEVSLTVQKDWECERLFHGNYSRATEICVGDPKKTQTIFPLSVHRGTPGGPLVCKDVAQGILSYGNKKGTPPGVYIKVSHFLPWIKRTMKRL from the exons ATGCAGCCATTCCTGCTCCTGTTGGCCTTTCTTCTGACCCCTGGGGCTGGGACAG AGGAGATCATCGGGGGCCATGAGGCCAAGCCCCACTCCCGCCCCTACATGGCCTTTGTTCAGTTTCTGCAAGAGAAGAGTCGGAAGAGGTGTTGCGGCATCCTAGTGAGAAAGGACTTTGTGCTGACAGCTGCTCACTGCCAGGGAAG CTCCATAAATGTCACCTTGGGGGTCCACAATATCACGGAACGGGAGCGGACCCAGCAGCTTATCCCTGTGAAAAGACCCATCCCCCATCCAGCCTATAATCCTAAGAACTTCTCCAACGACATCATGCTACTGCAG CTGGAGAGAAAGGCCAAGTGGACCACAGCTGTGCGGCCTCTCAGGCTACCTAGCAGCAAGGCCCAGGTGAAGCCAGGGCAGGTGTGCAGTGTGGCTGGCTGGGGTTATGTCTCAATGGGCACTTTAGCAACCACACTGCAGGAAGTGTCGCTGACAGTGCAGAAGGACTGGGAGTGTGAACGTCTCTTCCATGGCAATTACAGCAGAGCCACTGAGATTTGTGTGGGGGATCCAAAGAAGACACAGACCA tctttcctctctctgttcaCAGGGGGACTCCGGGGGGGCCCCTCGTGTGTAAGGACGTAGCCCAAGGTATTCTCtcctatggaaacaaaaaagggaCACCTCCAGGAGTCTACATCAAGGTCTCACACTTCCTGCCCTGGATAAAGAGAACAATGAAGCGCCTCTAA
- the GZMH gene encoding granzyme H isoform X1, whose product MQPFLLLLAFLLTPGAGTEEIIGGHEAKPHSRPYMAFVQFLQEKSRKRCCGILVRKDFVLTAAHCQGSSINVTLGVHNITERERTQQLIPVKRPIPHPAYNPKNFSNDIMLLQLERKAKWTTAVRPLRLPSSKAQVKPGQVCSVAGWGYVSMGTLATTLQEVSLTVQKDWECERLFHGNYSRATEICVGDPKKTQTSSKGDSGGAPRV is encoded by the exons ATGCAGCCATTCCTGCTCCTGTTGGCCTTTCTTCTGACCCCTGGGGCTGGGACAG AGGAGATCATCGGGGGCCATGAGGCCAAGCCCCACTCCCGCCCCTACATGGCCTTTGTTCAGTTTCTGCAAGAGAAGAGTCGGAAGAGGTGTTGCGGCATCCTAGTGAGAAAGGACTTTGTGCTGACAGCTGCTCACTGCCAGGGAAG CTCCATAAATGTCACCTTGGGGGTCCACAATATCACGGAACGGGAGCGGACCCAGCAGCTTATCCCTGTGAAAAGACCCATCCCCCATCCAGCCTATAATCCTAAGAACTTCTCCAACGACATCATGCTACTGCAG CTGGAGAGAAAGGCCAAGTGGACCACAGCTGTGCGGCCTCTCAGGCTACCTAGCAGCAAGGCCCAGGTGAAGCCAGGGCAGGTGTGCAGTGTGGCTGGCTGGGGTTATGTCTCAATGGGCACTTTAGCAACCACACTGCAGGAAGTGTCGCTGACAGTGCAGAAGGACTGGGAGTGTGAACGTCTCTTCCATGGCAATTACAGCAGAGCCACTGAGATTTGTGTGGGGGATCCAAAGAAGACACAGACCAGTTCCAAG GGGGACTCCGGGGGGGCCCCTCGTGTGTAA